The following is a genomic window from Adhaeribacter radiodurans.
CGAGATACCTAAAATTTCGCCTTTTCTTAAATTAAAGGTTATTTCTTTATGATAGGGGGCAGTTACTAAATTACGTACTTCCAGTAGCGGCTCCTGAATAGAATGGGAAATTTGCGGATAAAGCTCCTCAACGGAACGGCCAATCATGTGCCGGATAATTTCCGGAATAGTTACCTCGGCAATATTACCGGAAGTAATAGATTCCCCATCGCGAATAACGGTAAAGCGGTCGGCTACCTCCATTACTTCTTCCAGAAAATGGCTGATGTAAATAACCGAAATATTATTCTCTTTTAATTTCCGGATTACATTAAACAATGCGCGGGCATCTTCGGCGGTTAAGGAGCTGGTAGGTTCGTCCAGAATAACTACCCGAGATTCAATAACCAAGGCCCGGGCAATTTCTACGAGCTGTTGTTTGCCTAAACTCAACCGATTAACCGGCATATCGGGGTTCAGATGCCCTTGTCCGAGCCAGTCGAGCGCTTCTTTTACCTTTTGCTGCTGCTTTTTTACAAAGCCAAAACTAGTACGCTCCAGCCCCAGCATTATATTTTCTTCAATAGATAAATGCGGCGCTAAAGTTAGTTCCTGGTAAATCATGGCAATACCCGACTGACGACCTGCCGCCGGCGAAGCTGGGGCGTACAATTGCCCATCTAAATGCATGGTTCCGCTATCGGGTGTGTAGGCCCCGCTCAAAACTTTCATGAGCGTACTTTTACCCGCACCATTTTCGCCGATTAAAGCGTGTACTTCGCCTTGTGCTACCTGCAAACTAACGTTTTTCAAGGCTTTTACCGGCCCGAAACTTTTGCTTATATTTTCTAAAGAAAGTAGCAAGGAATGTATTTGTTATAAGGTCTGAATAATTTGTATCGTAGAATTTTATTGGCCAACTTCTAACTCTAGAAAATACTCCAATAAACCAGCAATAATAACTAACCCTTGAGCGATGGATTATCGCTCCTAGTCTCATCTTTCTATTGCTCTTGCAGGTATTTAAGATCTGGAGTAAGTAGCGTTTTAATTTTAGGATCGTTAATGTTTTCTTTCGTAGCCATGGTAACTCCTGTGTCAATCCGTTTTTCGAATTTTTCGCCTTTAATAAGAGCCACAATGGTTTTAACACCCAGGTACCCCATATTGAACGGATCCTGTAAAGCCAAGCCATGAACTGTGCCTTGATCTAGGGCTGTTACTAAAGTTTCGTTCGAATCAAAACCTACTAATTTTACTTTTCCAGCTTTGCCGGCGGTTTGCAGTGCGCGCAACATGCCTTGCGTAGCAGATTCATTAGGGCAGAAGATGCCATCTACGTTGGCAAAACGATTTAACAAATTCTGCGACGCCTGAAAAGCTTTTTCCATGGTGGCACCGGCGTATTGGTTAGTAGAAATTAATTTAGCGTTAGGCGCATATTCTTTCATACCTGCCAAAAAACCTTCTTCGCGGGCGTGGGTACTGGCAGAACCTTCGCTATAGCGTAGTAAAATTATATTACCTTTTCCGTCGAGCAATTTAGCCATTTGCTGGGCGCACAATTTACCGCCCGCAAAATTATCGGTAGCCACAAAACTGGCGTAATCTTTCGAAGCCAGATCCGAATCAAAAATAACAACCGGAATTTTACGGTTAATGGCCGCTTTAACCGGTGGCACTAAGCTTCGCTCGTCGAGAGGGGCTAATACAATACCGTTTACACCCCGGCTCACAAAATTCTGTACCACCTGAATCTGCATCTGCCGGTCATCTTCCTTATGCGGCCCTTGCCAGATTATTTCCACATTATCTAATTCACGGTCGGCCTTCATGGCGCCAGCGTGTACGCTATTCCAAAAAGTATGAGTGGTTCCTTTCGGGATAACCGCAATTTTTAAAGTCTCACCCGATGACGATGCAGCCTGGCTGTTGCTTTCCTGAGTAGTGCCGGAGTTATTACAGGCAGTTAAAACCGAACTAAGAGTTATTGCTCCCAGCACTAATACATTGTTTAAGAATCTGCTTCGATTAATTATCATTTTTATAGTGTATGAAAAATTATCTATTCTAATATAAAATATAAGTAAGTAGATTATATGCTGTATACAGGTAAAGCCAGCTCCGCCGAAAAATTTAAGTAAAGCTACCTTATTAAATAAAGAAAGCTAATGTTTTGCTTTAAACGCAGCTCATCGTGTGGTGAAAATAGGAAAATTAATTTTTAATAAAACAATTTGATTTCATATTTATTACCCTCGGCTAAAGTCACCCATATAACTGCCTATTCTTCTAATTATTTGCTCCTTTCCTTATTTTAGTAAATTTCTATTAATTGTAGCAGGCAACTTAGGTAAAGCAACATACTATTTACCGCAATCACGTATACGGAACAGTAAACTTTATTTGCCCTGAACTGATTTTATGCCATCAGAAAACGATATATTGATTCATTCCTGGGAGGAATTACAGAATGCTTTATTTCATGATTCCTGGGACCCTAAAATAAATCGCTACCGGTCTTCTTATGTATACCGGGGCATGTGGAATAAAAACTTTGAATTAACTACCAGCTTAATCCGGCTGGGTGGAGATTACTCGAAACTGGAGACTCATTTACTACGCAATTTTAGGAAATACGCCCACCGCGATGCTGCTCCGGGTAATTCTATCTGGAATTGGCTGGCCGTTGCGCAGCACCATGGCTTACCTACCCGCTTGCTCGATTGGACGTATTCGCCATTTGTAGCGCTGCACTTTGCCACTAATAATTTACTGCACTACGACACCGATGCCGTAATCTGGTGCGTAAATTACGTAAAATCCAACACGCATTTACCGCTGGTTTTAAAAGATGCTATTTCGGCGGAAGGATCAAACGTTTTTACCCCCGAAGTGCTGGAACCGGTTTGCAGTTCACTCAAAGAATTAGGGGCTTTTCAGGAAGAAGATTTTGTTGTGTTCTTAGAACCACCCTCTTTGGATGGGAGAATAGTGCATCAGTTTGCTTTATTTGCCTTGATGTCCAGTTCAACTGCCTTGCTTAGCGATTGGCTGAAACAAAATCCTGACTTATATTTCCGGATTATTATTCCGGCGCGGCTAAAATGGGAAATCCGTGATAAGCTTGACCAAGCCAATATTACTGAACGGGTTTTATTTCCGGGGCTTAACGGTTTAAGCGAATGGCTGCGTCGGCACTATACTACTATTTAAGTAAACAGACATAAATAGTAAGATAGTAGATGTTAGACTTTTGGGTAATTAATTGAATGCCCATTTAAAATTCAGAACTTTCTAACTTGCAACCTCTAATTTGCAACCTGCAACTTAACCATTCATGAACGAACACGAAAACCCCTGGACTACTCTTTCTTCTAAACCTATTTATGAAAATCCCTGGCTGAGCCTGCGCGAAGATCAGGTAATTAACCCCAAAGGTGGCCGGGGCATTTACGGAGTAGTAGATTTTAAAAATATGGCTATTGGCGTGGTGCCCATTGATGCCGATGGCAATACGTACTTGGTTGGCCAATATCGCTACCCGTTAAACGAGTATTCCTGGGAGATTCCGGAAGGTGGCGGTCCGCACGGCATTGATGCCTTAGAATCGGCTAAACGCGAATTAAAAGAAGAAACAGGTTTTACTGCCGGCTCCTGGACTGATCTGGGCCGAATACATACTTCTAACTCGGTTACCAGCGAGTTTGGCTTTCTTTTTCTGGCTCAGGATTTAACCGCCGGCGAAACTGAGCACGAAGAAACAGAAGAGTTGCACATTAAAAAAGTACCGCTAACCGAAGCGGTACGCATGGTAATGGCTGGCGAAATTACCGATGCCTTAAGTATAGCCGGCATTCTAAAAGCAGACAAAATTTTAAACCACCCGCAGTAGAATTTTTTACTAATTTTTGCCACTTTAATTTTTTTAGAACTCAGTAGGATTTGGTAGCAAGTTTTGGGGGTAGTTGCCCTAAACACGTAAAAAACAACTCGGTTCATGAACTTAAACTTAATATTTGTACTTTTGCCTTCATGAAGCTGCTGGTAAAATTATTGCGTAAAATTTACGCGGGCTGGTGCGTTATTTCGTTTGTTGTCCCATTTTTCCTGCTTTATCCTTTTTTTGTGGTGTTGGTGCAAAAGCCACGCTGGTACCGGTATGCGCATTGGTTAAACCGATTTTGGTCTTATTTACAACTACGCCTGTACGGCTTACCGCTGCAAATTACTCATAAGGCGCCGCTTACTAAAAACACCCCTTATATTTATACGCCCAATCATAGTTCGTACATTGATATTCCGTTGTTGCTAAATAGCGTGCCGGGGTATTTAAATTTTGTCGGTAAAAAATCCTTGGCTAAAGTACCTCTCTGGGGACCAATTTATAACAAGTTGTATATTTCCGTCGATCGTAATAGTGCGGTTAGCCGGGCCAAATCGTACATTCAATCGGGGCGTACGCTCGATCAGGGTCGTTCGGTAGTTATTTTTCCGGAAGGTACCATTGCCGAAAACGCCGGCTACGAAATGCTCCCATTTAAAGATGGGCCGTTTAAACTGGCTATCGAAAAGAAAATACCAATTGTTCCGGTTTCTATGCCTTACAATCATATTTTTTTACCCGATGTAGATGGTAAATTTATTGTGCGTTGGCAGCCATTAAAAATCACGTTCTTTGAGCCTATTCCAACAACAGACCTTACTCTGGCCGATCTGGAAGATTTAAAAAATAAAGTATTTACTATAATTCAAGCTGATTTAAGTTTACACAATCATTATGAGCACCGATATACAAACGATCCGGAAATTAGCACATTTAGCCCGTCTGGAATTTGATCAAACTAAAGAACAGGAAATGTTGCAGGATCTGAATAAAATTCTGGACTGGATGGAAAAATTACGCGAACTCGACACTTCTGCGGTAGAGCCTTTGCTGCACATGAGCGAAGAGGTAAACGTATTGCGTCCGGATGAACCCAAAATTATTATTACGCACGAAGAAGGCCTCAAAAATGCTCCTCGTAAAGATTCTGATTATTTTAGAGTACCAAAAGTGCTGGATTAACGTTTAAAACCGTAAATGGCAGAACAAAATTTACTGGGCAGCCGGCGTAAGGGCAGCCCTTTTCTTTTTTATGTATTACTCACGCTGGGTTTAGTAGCTCTGGGCCTGGCAATTTATCATTATTTCACCGGCAGCGATTACGTAATAACCTGGCAACCGCAAGCGGAATTGCACCCGGTATCCGCTACGCTTGCCCGATTTACCGATCTTTTTCAAACGTTCCTGGTCCCGGTTACCGGTTTCCTGGTTTCTGAACGCTTTGATGTAGGTTTGCCAACACTACGACCAGAGTTAGCAGCTATTTATTTAGGAATTCTCAGTTTAACCTTGGCCGTTTACTTTACTATTGTCAGCACCTTTCCGCGGCTTCCTTACATTGTAGCCATGACCTTGGTAATGCTCTTTCTGGCTACCTGCAACTTTGATTTATTACGGGCTACCCCGGATGATAACCAGGTATTTTTAATTTTAGTACTGGGTATATTGGTTTTAATTAGTTACGCTTTCCAGGCTTTTATAACCCAAGCCTCGTTATGGGTACGTTTTTTAACTTTTAGTGGTATTCTGATTGCTTTAGCGGCTTTCATGAATTATAGCTCGCAGTTTTCGGCTATTTTATCGGCCATGCAAGTAGTGCATTACAGCAGTTTGGCTGCTTTTGCAGCAACGTGTTTGTTTATTTTTCTGGTATCTTTCGAGAATATTCACGCTCTGCTCTGGCTTAATACGCAAGGTTCGTCGCCGCAGCGCCGTTACGGTTTGTGGCATTTTATCTTGATTGGAATTTTGTATTTACTAAACTTATTGCTGTTATACCTCAGAAATGCAGAAATTATTCAACTGGATTTTTACTACGTTGATCCGTTTATAATTCTTTTATTATCTACGTTAGTAGGTTACTGGGGATGGAAGAGGCGCAAAGTACAGTACCAGAAATATTTTACTTTTAATAATGGCGCGGGTTATGTATATCTGACATTAGGTATTATCAGCTTATTAAGCATTGGTTATGCGTTTGCTACAGTTAATACGCCGTTTATTTCGGCATTTACAGATGTAATTGTATATACGCACCTGGCTTACGGTTTTTTATTTTTCCTGTATATTTTACTTAACTTTTATAAACTTATTCAACAACGCTTAGCGGTTTATAAAGTAGTTTTCGACCCGAAGCAAATGCCTTTTTATACCGTTTACTTAATGGGTAGTTTGTTGTTGTTGGCTCTGGTATTCCGGTCACCGTTTAATATTTACAGCAAGGCTCAAAGTGGTTATTACAATTATCTCGGTGATTTTTATAAAGCCACAGGTAATCTATTACTCGCCGAACGTTTTTATACCGAAGGCACCGTTTTCAGCCATCATAATTTAAAATCAACGTATGCTTTAGCCGGTCTTTATCGCGAACGTTCGTACAGTACCGCTGAAATAAATTTACTAAAAGATGCGCTAGCCGGCCAGCCCTCCGAGAAAGTTTATGCCCGTTTAGCCGGCACCCAAACCGACCAGAAAGACTTTTTTAATCACCTGTTTTTATTGAACCAAGGGTTACGTACTTTCCCTAATAGCACCTCTTTGCTTACCAATAAAGCGCTGCTTTACGAGACTACTTCGCTCGTAGATTCTACCGAATATCTTTATCAGCAAGCCCTTGCCGGAGCAGGAGAATTTAGCGATCTGGTAAGGAGCAATTTGTTGGCTTTTTATTTGAAAAACGGGAATCCCCAACAAGCGGTTGCTTTAGCAGAACAAGGCTCTACA
Proteins encoded in this region:
- a CDS encoding ABC transporter substrate-binding protein, which produces MIINRSRFLNNVLVLGAITLSSVLTACNNSGTTQESNSQAASSSGETLKIAVIPKGTTHTFWNSVHAGAMKADRELDNVEIIWQGPHKEDDRQMQIQVVQNFVSRGVNGIVLAPLDERSLVPPVKAAINRKIPVVIFDSDLASKDYASFVATDNFAGGKLCAQQMAKLLDGKGNIILLRYSEGSASTHAREEGFLAGMKEYAPNAKLISTNQYAGATMEKAFQASQNLLNRFANVDGIFCPNESATQGMLRALQTAGKAGKVKLVGFDSNETLVTALDQGTVHGLALQDPFNMGYLGVKTIVALIKGEKFEKRIDTGVTMATKENINDPKIKTLLTPDLKYLQEQ
- a CDS encoding FRG domain-containing protein, with translation MPSENDILIHSWEELQNALFHDSWDPKINRYRSSYVYRGMWNKNFELTTSLIRLGGDYSKLETHLLRNFRKYAHRDAAPGNSIWNWLAVAQHHGLPTRLLDWTYSPFVALHFATNNLLHYDTDAVIWCVNYVKSNTHLPLVLKDAISAEGSNVFTPEVLEPVCSSLKELGAFQEEDFVVFLEPPSLDGRIVHQFALFALMSSSTALLSDWLKQNPDLYFRIIIPARLKWEIRDKLDQANITERVLFPGLNGLSEWLRRHYTTI
- the gatC gene encoding Asp-tRNA(Asn)/Glu-tRNA(Gln) amidotransferase subunit GatC yields the protein MSTDIQTIRKLAHLARLEFDQTKEQEMLQDLNKILDWMEKLRELDTSAVEPLLHMSEEVNVLRPDEPKIIITHEEGLKNAPRKDSDYFRVPKVLD
- a CDS encoding lysophospholipid acyltransferase family protein, with the translated sequence MKLLVKLLRKIYAGWCVISFVVPFFLLYPFFVVLVQKPRWYRYAHWLNRFWSYLQLRLYGLPLQITHKAPLTKNTPYIYTPNHSSYIDIPLLLNSVPGYLNFVGKKSLAKVPLWGPIYNKLYISVDRNSAVSRAKSYIQSGRTLDQGRSVVIFPEGTIAENAGYEMLPFKDGPFKLAIEKKIPIVPVSMPYNHIFLPDVDGKFIVRWQPLKITFFEPIPTTDLTLADLEDLKNKVFTIIQADLSLHNHYEHRYTNDPEISTFSPSGI
- a CDS encoding NUDIX domain-containing protein: MNEHENPWTTLSSKPIYENPWLSLREDQVINPKGGRGIYGVVDFKNMAIGVVPIDADGNTYLVGQYRYPLNEYSWEIPEGGGPHGIDALESAKRELKEETGFTAGSWTDLGRIHTSNSVTSEFGFLFLAQDLTAGETEHEETEELHIKKVPLTEAVRMVMAGEITDALSIAGILKADKILNHPQ
- a CDS encoding sugar ABC transporter ATP-binding protein; amino-acid sequence: MLLSLENISKSFGPVKALKNVSLQVAQGEVHALIGENGAGKSTLMKVLSGAYTPDSGTMHLDGQLYAPASPAAGRQSGIAMIYQELTLAPHLSIEENIMLGLERTSFGFVKKQQQKVKEALDWLGQGHLNPDMPVNRLSLGKQQLVEIARALVIESRVVILDEPTSSLTAEDARALFNVIRKLKENNISVIYISHFLEEVMEVADRFTVIRDGESITSGNIAEVTIPEIIRHMIGRSVEELYPQISHSIQEPLLEVRNLVTAPYHKEITFNLRKGEILGISGLVGAGRSETIRSIFGLEKVRNGQVKIKSHPELNAVYINPGKALATEMDLLSENRKEEGLALNLSVATNITLSALNKYSKFGLLNLSQEYETATEWSEKLRIKCRDPKQAIGRLSGGNQQKACIARLLHHDSDILFLDEPTRGIDVGSKAEIYRLIQTLAVEGKAIVVVSSYLPELLGVCDTLAVMYRGQMSDIKPVSAWTEHDIMLYATSGTKVTA
- a CDS encoding YfgM family protein gives rise to the protein MAEQNLLGSRRKGSPFLFYVLLTLGLVALGLAIYHYFTGSDYVITWQPQAELHPVSATLARFTDLFQTFLVPVTGFLVSERFDVGLPTLRPELAAIYLGILSLTLAVYFTIVSTFPRLPYIVAMTLVMLFLATCNFDLLRATPDDNQVFLILVLGILVLISYAFQAFITQASLWVRFLTFSGILIALAAFMNYSSQFSAILSAMQVVHYSSLAAFAATCLFIFLVSFENIHALLWLNTQGSSPQRRYGLWHFILIGILYLLNLLLLYLRNAEIIQLDFYYVDPFIILLLSTLVGYWGWKRRKVQYQKYFTFNNGAGYVYLTLGIISLLSIGYAFATVNTPFISAFTDVIVYTHLAYGFLFFLYILLNFYKLIQQRLAVYKVVFDPKQMPFYTVYLMGSLLLLALVFRSPFNIYSKAQSGYYNYLGDFYKATGNLLLAERFYTEGTVFSHHNLKSTYALAGLYRERSYSTAEINLLKDALAGQPSEKVYARLAGTQTDQKDFFNHLFLLNQGLRTFPNSTSLLTNKALLYETTSLVDSTEYLYQQALAGAGEFSDLVRSNLLAFYLKNGNPQQAVALAEQGSTSAKWLAWQSNLTLLNLLREQPATNTTDLKLPAKVLTPAEFALFYHNTLEHLRQSNAATIKRINQYLAQQENAPYAENLILLKGLTQFHAGQVNEARTTLENQALTSPHTAGFYYYLIGSWLMEQKLYQAAVGYFDKARTNKIPEAELPYLYALAHTPDKGAAYSAVSQAVIDLKEPNLKNQATFLANVLNLTTQSVLTASDSAKVAYLNLYRPDLSTTEFENVVNSLATGKFKSMGQRELARHYLQNNNVNAAAQTIQAALSLANGDKNLTSELNLLRADVLVKQGKVNELNKLLPTLTNQVADQNQKLFYQAVVAEKTNPQRAKTFYQQIPQVLIYNEDAVLAAANFFSRVLKNDNQAYDLLLSSIKYNPFSSRLYQAYVFSSIKLGFIDFAQTAAEELKNLLSPAEYANFQTTYEQKLKEKQAAFPGWD